One part of the Actinotignum schaalii genome encodes these proteins:
- a CDS encoding ANTAR domain-containing response regulator: MAKGTAGQSAENKEAIRVLVVEDETLIRLDIVETLEDAGYEVVGEAGDGESAIELAGELEPDLIVMDVKMPGMDGITAADRILEEHRVAIVMLTAYSQRDLVERARDAGAMAYVVKPFTPADLIPAVEIAVSRNQEIEALENEVSTMAEQFETRKRVDRAKGLLESQMGLTEPEAFRWIQKTSMDRRLTMREVADAVIEQVGGKN, from the coding sequence ATGGCCAAGGGCACAGCGGGGCAATCCGCGGAGAACAAAGAAGCCATTCGGGTTCTTGTCGTTGAAGACGAAACTCTCATTCGCCTCGATATCGTTGAAACACTGGAAGATGCCGGGTATGAGGTTGTCGGGGAAGCTGGCGATGGCGAATCCGCTATCGAACTGGCCGGCGAACTCGAACCGGATCTTATTGTCATGGATGTGAAGATGCCTGGTATGGACGGCATCACCGCAGCGGACCGCATCCTGGAAGAACACCGCGTCGCCATTGTGATGCTCACCGCTTATTCGCAGCGTGACCTGGTGGAACGTGCCCGTGATGCCGGCGCAATGGCCTATGTGGTCAAGCCCTTCACGCCCGCTGATCTCATCCCGGCGGTGGAAATCGCGGTGTCGCGCAACCAGGAAATCGAAGCTCTGGAAAATGAAGTGTCCACCATGGCCGAACAATTTGAAACTCGCAAGCGGGTGGATCGGGCCAAGGGGCTGCTGGAATCGCAGATGGGCCTGACCGAACCGGAAGCTTTCCGCTGGATTCAAAAGACATCCATGGATCGGCGCCTGACCATGCGCGAAGTGGCCGACGCAGTTATCGAACAGGTAGGCGGGAAGAACTAA